The Deinococcus sp. Marseille-Q6407 genome has a window encoding:
- a CDS encoding NAD(P)/FAD-dependent oxidoreductase, with the protein MKTIILGAGYGGMATATALKPTAEMDTLLIDQRPYHTYYTLLHEAAAHGRTVTTPIQPLLHGTGVEYEQASVEHVDLDTKSVHLKDGRVLEYDNLVVSMGSETNFYGIKGLQETADVLKEIEDAEKIYDWVNKAFEPGFTGSRDVVIGGAGLTGTELITELAQRSEELSYRTGLPRLKLYLVEAGPTVLPTVDAKLRERAIDVLRDYHVEILTSHKIVEAAAGSVTVENQAGERRQIEGGKIVWTGGIRARNLIRGENIVGGPGNRIKVDQTLQAVNYPGVFVIGDMAAANASDGAPIPSTAQHAGQEGRHTAMNLMRLSHGEAAEPYEPHSLGEFVSLGGLMAVGAINLPGDYRVAMTGIPAHLMKMATHLRWELSIK; encoded by the coding sequence ATGAAGACCATTATCCTGGGCGCCGGCTACGGCGGTATGGCGACCGCCACCGCCCTGAAACCTACTGCAGAGATGGACACCCTGCTGATTGATCAGCGTCCTTACCACACCTATTACACCCTGCTGCACGAAGCGGCTGCACACGGCCGCACCGTGACCACCCCGATTCAGCCGCTGCTGCACGGCACTGGTGTGGAATACGAACAGGCCAGCGTGGAGCACGTGGACCTGGACACCAAGTCCGTGCACCTCAAGGACGGCCGCGTGCTGGAATACGACAACCTGGTGGTGTCGATGGGTTCGGAAACCAACTTCTACGGCATCAAGGGCCTGCAGGAAACGGCCGATGTGCTCAAGGAAATTGAAGACGCCGAGAAGATCTACGACTGGGTCAATAAGGCCTTTGAACCCGGTTTTACCGGCAGCCGTGACGTGGTGATTGGCGGCGCGGGCCTGACCGGCACCGAGCTGATCACCGAGCTGGCGCAGCGTTCCGAGGAACTCAGCTACCGCACCGGCCTGCCCCGCCTGAAACTGTACCTGGTGGAAGCCGGCCCGACCGTACTGCCCACCGTGGACGCCAAGCTGCGTGAACGTGCTATTGACGTGCTGCGCGACTACCACGTCGAAATTCTGACCAGCCACAAGATCGTGGAAGCGGCCGCCGGCAGCGTGACGGTAGAAAACCAGGCCGGCGAACGCCGTCAGATCGAAGGCGGCAAGATCGTCTGGACCGGCGGTATCCGCGCCCGCAACCTGATTCGCGGCGAAAACATCGTGGGTGGCCCTGGTAACCGCATCAAGGTGGACCAGACCCTACAGGCCGTCAACTACCCCGGCGTGTTCGTGATTGGTGATATGGCTGCGGCCAACGCCAGCGACGGTGCCCCGATTCCTTCCACCGCGCAGCACGCTGGTCAGGAAGGCCGCCACACCGCCATGAACCTGATGCGCCTCTCGCATGGCGAAGCTGCTGAGCCTTACGAACCCCACAGCCTGGGTGAATTTGTCAGCCTGGGCGGCCTGATGGCCGTGGGCGCCATCAACCTGCCCGGCGACTACCGCGTGGCGATGACCGGCATTCCGGCTCACCTGATGAAGATGGCCACCCACCTGCGCTGGGAACTGAGCATCAAGTAA
- a CDS encoding FUSC family protein, which produces MLTRDLLRVAPARRDHWPATRIALGVALPLLLLLALNRLDLSVYAAFGAFTGIYGRHEPQRSRLVHQAQAAALLCSCVALGLLLAHSGLGGGVTVAVTAVVSLVTAVLGARLGLRPAGALFFVFALAVVASVAHPPSYLLGTGVALASASLSVALGWLGAHVSGRRRPEELAPALPASLSSAELGRYGLRHLLAVGLAGALSLRLGLHHTDWAMVAAAAPVGVLGHQARVQRSLHRIFGTLGGVGITGLLLALPLHPWQMAGLIVLLQFMAEIYIARNYGLALLFITPLALLMSQLAHPSASLPLLTARAGETALGAAVGLAVVLLLQSDS; this is translated from the coding sequence ATGTTGACCCGCGATTTACTGAGGGTGGCCCCGGCCCGGCGTGACCACTGGCCGGCCACCCGGATTGCCCTGGGGGTGGCCCTGCCGTTGTTGCTGCTGCTGGCGCTGAACCGGCTGGACCTGTCGGTGTATGCCGCATTCGGAGCCTTTACCGGCATTTACGGCCGGCATGAGCCACAGCGGTCGCGGCTGGTCCATCAGGCGCAGGCGGCGGCTCTGCTATGCAGCTGCGTGGCCTTGGGCCTGCTGCTGGCCCACAGCGGGCTGGGCGGCGGGGTGACGGTGGCGGTTACGGCGGTGGTCAGTCTGGTCACGGCAGTGCTGGGCGCGCGGCTGGGACTGCGGCCGGCTGGCGCTCTTTTTTTCGTGTTTGCGCTGGCGGTGGTGGCCAGCGTGGCGCACCCGCCGAGCTACCTGCTGGGCACCGGCGTGGCGCTGGCTTCGGCCAGCCTGAGCGTGGCCCTCGGCTGGCTGGGAGCCCACGTGTCGGGGCGGCGGCGTCCGGAGGAACTGGCGCCGGCCCTGCCCGCCTCACTGAGCAGCGCGGAACTGGGGCGCTATGGCCTGCGCCACCTGCTGGCTGTGGGTCTGGCCGGCGCCTTGAGCCTGCGGCTGGGCCTGCACCACACCGACTGGGCGATGGTCGCGGCGGCCGCCCCGGTGGGCGTGCTGGGCCACCAGGCCCGGGTGCAGCGCAGCCTGCACCGCATCTTCGGCACCCTGGGTGGGGTGGGAATCACCGGTCTGCTGCTGGCCCTGCCGCTGCACCCCTGGCAGATGGCGGGTTTGATCGTGCTGCTGCAGTTCATGGCGGAAATCTACATTGCGCGCAACTACGGCCTGGCGCTGCTGTTCATCACACCGCTGGCGCTGCTGATGTCACAGCTGGCCCATCCCAGCGCGTCTTTGCCGCTGCTGACCGCCCGCGCCGGCGAAACGGCCCTGGGCGCGGCGGTGGGGCTGGCGGTGGTCTTGCTGCTTCAGTCGGACAGCTGA
- a CDS encoding septum site-determining protein MinC gives MKQRETHGGLMVTLEPGDTGAGVRRALESQNLARVNVTLEIQGDTAPDAVADAISVVALSGGRVNRVRAPRVSVAAPAAPVTPEVDRAREESPATASDDPNRTVILPHSLRSGFRREYGGSVVVLGDVNPGVEIVAGGDIIVMGALRGVAHAGAYGNTSAIVWARPIASAQIRIADALARSPEGSSLSTMRRLEAPAEAELARIQEDRIVISPAFSAMPPLSSEG, from the coding sequence GTGAAGCAGCGAGAAACGCACGGCGGCCTGATGGTGACCTTGGAACCGGGAGACACGGGAGCCGGGGTCCGGCGTGCCCTGGAAAGTCAGAATCTGGCGCGGGTCAACGTGACCCTGGAAATTCAGGGCGACACGGCCCCTGACGCCGTGGCCGACGCCATCAGCGTAGTGGCCTTATCCGGCGGGCGGGTCAACCGGGTCCGCGCCCCGCGGGTGTCGGTGGCGGCTCCGGCCGCCCCGGTCACGCCCGAAGTAGACCGCGCCCGCGAGGAAAGCCCGGCCACCGCGTCCGACGACCCCAACCGCACCGTGATCCTGCCGCACTCGCTGCGCTCGGGATTCCGGCGCGAATACGGCGGCAGCGTGGTGGTGCTGGGCGACGTGAACCCGGGTGTGGAAATCGTGGCGGGCGGCGACATCATCGTGATGGGCGCCCTGCGCGGGGTGGCCCACGCCGGCGCGTACGGCAACACCTCGGCCATCGTCTGGGCGCGGCCGATTGCCAGCGCCCAGATCCGAATCGCAGACGCTCTGGCCCGCTCGCCCGAGGGCAGCTCGCTGAGTACCATGCGCCGGCTGGAAGCCCCCGCCGAAGCTGAACTGGCCCGCATTCAAGAAGACCGGATCGTCATCTCACCGGCCTTCTCGGCCATGCCGCCGCTGAGCAGCGAGGGCTGA
- the rimP gene encoding ribosome maturation factor RimP yields the protein MNNNSDLNNQIAQQLGEEYELLEVQMQNASGRPVLLVRLDRMDEQPVTVDDIEQATRRLSNWLDEADPIGGEYRLEIESPGAKRPLLRTRHFERMLGLKAKVRGGKHAFTAPIKAVNGEEVTFDVPGQGDLTLRIAEIKANLAEFPSEHR from the coding sequence ATGAATAACAACTCAGACCTGAACAACCAAATAGCCCAGCAGCTCGGCGAGGAATACGAACTGCTGGAAGTCCAGATGCAAAACGCGTCCGGGCGCCCGGTGCTGCTGGTGCGCCTTGACCGGATGGACGAACAGCCGGTCACGGTAGACGACATCGAACAGGCCACCCGCCGCCTGAGCAACTGGCTGGACGAGGCCGATCCTATCGGGGGCGAATACCGCCTGGAAATCGAATCGCCCGGTGCCAAGCGGCCGCTGCTGCGCACCCGTCATTTCGAGCGGATGCTGGGCCTCAAGGCCAAAGTGCGCGGCGGCAAGCATGCTTTTACGGCGCCGATCAAGGCCGTGAACGGCGAGGAAGTGACCTTTGATGTGCCGGGCCAGGGCGACCTGACCCTGCGCATTGCAGAGATCAAGGCCAACCTGGCCGAATTCCCCAGCGAACACCGCTGA
- the nusA gene encoding transcription termination factor NusA has product MSQDINFADALREVAQQRNINEIQLIEAFEESLALAYKRNIDAEKRVEVHLDPQNGDLEVLIIKEVVEKVEDENMQISLAEALELDPGVEVGMEMEFPVEREEFSRIALQAAKQTLTQKMRETERNVVYNEYKDREGQVLTAQVVRSDNKGNWFVELGAGEAIMPPREQIPGEKLTPGNRVKIYLKEVRKTPKGPTILASRADERLLDYLLRQEIPEVQNGVVEIKAVSREAGQRSKVAVYSNNSNVDPIGACIGHRGGRIQAVTGELGRERVDVILWDDDQREFIRNALSPAKVGPIELDEETGTATVTVTPDQLSLAIGKGGQNVRLAAKLTGQKIDLRETAAVSDLDAAMKQAMEEEGSKADSKGAAAFDALFAGSAPADAGDETADQAQTDQAQTNQAGDQSQ; this is encoded by the coding sequence ATGTCACAGGACATCAATTTTGCGGACGCGCTGCGTGAAGTGGCGCAGCAACGCAATATCAACGAAATACAACTGATCGAAGCTTTCGAGGAATCGCTGGCTCTGGCCTACAAGCGCAACATCGACGCCGAAAAACGGGTTGAGGTTCACCTGGACCCCCAAAACGGTGATCTGGAAGTGCTGATCATCAAAGAAGTGGTGGAAAAGGTCGAGGACGAGAATATGCAGATCTCGCTGGCCGAAGCGCTGGAGCTGGACCCCGGCGTGGAAGTTGGCATGGAAATGGAGTTCCCGGTGGAGCGCGAGGAATTCTCCCGCATCGCCCTGCAGGCCGCCAAGCAGACCCTGACCCAGAAGATGCGCGAAACCGAGCGCAACGTGGTCTACAACGAGTACAAGGACCGCGAAGGCCAGGTGCTGACCGCTCAGGTGGTGCGCAGCGACAATAAAGGCAACTGGTTCGTGGAACTGGGCGCCGGCGAGGCGATCATGCCACCCCGCGAGCAGATTCCCGGCGAGAAGCTGACCCCCGGCAACCGCGTCAAGATCTACCTCAAGGAAGTGCGCAAGACTCCTAAGGGCCCGACCATCCTGGCCAGCCGCGCCGACGAACGCTTGCTGGACTACCTGCTGCGGCAGGAAATCCCCGAAGTGCAAAACGGCGTGGTGGAAATCAAAGCGGTCAGCCGCGAAGCCGGGCAGCGTTCCAAGGTGGCGGTGTATTCCAACAATTCCAACGTGGACCCTATAGGCGCCTGCATCGGGCACCGCGGCGGCCGTATTCAGGCCGTGACTGGCGAACTGGGCCGCGAGCGCGTGGACGTGATCCTGTGGGACGACGACCAGCGCGAATTTATCCGCAACGCCCTGAGCCCGGCCAAGGTCGGCCCCATCGAACTGGACGAGGAAACCGGAACCGCTACCGTGACCGTGACCCCGGATCAGCTGTCGCTGGCAATCGGTAAGGGCGGGCAGAACGTGCGCCTGGCCGCCAAGCTGACCGGCCAGAAGATTGACCTGCGCGAAACGGCCGCCGTCAGCGACCTGGACGCCGCCATGAAGCAGGCAATGGAAGAAGAGGGCAGCAAGGCCGACAGCAAGGGCGCCGCTGCGTTCGACGCCCTGTTTGCTGGCAGCGCCCCGGCAGACGCCGGCGACGAGACGGCAGACCAGGCCCAGACGGACCAGGCCCAAACGAATCAGGCAGGTGACCAGAGCCAGTGA
- a CDS encoding YlxR family protein: MKPQGPAGPAEQGSAAPQRTCVACRRTRPQAELLRLTRKTGGGWELTGPGARRLPGRGFYLCADNPACWNEKKLRRTFGAAAPALAGQLTQAQADQPATEAPHSQLSGPARL; the protein is encoded by the coding sequence GTGAAACCGCAAGGGCCAGCCGGACCAGCCGAACAGGGAAGTGCAGCGCCGCAGCGAACCTGCGTGGCCTGCCGCCGCACCCGCCCACAGGCGGAACTGCTGCGGCTGACCCGGAAAACTGGCGGCGGCTGGGAGCTGACCGGCCCCGGCGCCCGCCGGCTCCCCGGACGCGGCTTTTACCTGTGCGCGGATAACCCGGCCTGCTGGAATGAGAAGAAACTGCGCCGCACTTTTGGCGCCGCTGCGCCGGCCCTCGCCGGGCAACTGACCCAAGCGCAGGCAGACCAGCCGGCCACCGAAGCCCCGCACTCCCAGCTTTCCGGCCCTGCCCGGCTATGA
- the infB gene encoding translation initiation factor IF-2: MSKVRIYTLAKELGVENARMLSILDDLGVAYKSVSSTIEEDTVDLIKGIVAEESAAGTETAATPQSAQASAAADQPASEKASGLSPEEQAELAALEAEEQAAQAEAEAREGLPHRAPVVTIMGHVDHGKTSLLDYIRSSKVAAKEAGGITQHVGAFEAQTSRGKIVFIDTPGHEAFTTIRARGANVADIAIIVIAADDSLMPQTREAIAHAQAAKVPMIVAINKVDLPQADPERVKADLTSINLVPEDYGGDVITVPVSARTGEGVEDLLEYISLTAELEDLRADPKGEFSGVIIESRVDKQAGVLATVMVQGGTLKVGDFLVVGESYGKVKAMTDSAGKRIKEAGPSTPVQILGFSDAPSSGELVASAPGEHEARELVTQRQDQRREEEEARKKPKLSLDDILGPLNEVHTVNLILRADTQGSLEAIQGILAKKETDEVKLNVMLAGIGAPTEGDVLLASTADATILCFSVVPSGAVKKAAETKEIDLKSYRIIYEMIDEVDRLIKGNQDPVYEEQYLGRAEVRMIIHHPKNGNIAGSYVTDGLFKRGAQARVTRGKDVVYEGTVAGLKRFKDDVREVRQGLECGINLDWDDVQEGDIIEASEMVEVEQ; encoded by the coding sequence ATGTCCAAAGTTCGTATTTATACCCTCGCGAAAGAACTCGGGGTCGAGAACGCCAGAATGCTCAGTATTCTGGACGACCTGGGAGTCGCTTACAAAAGCGTGAGCAGCACCATCGAAGAAGACACCGTGGACCTGATCAAAGGCATCGTCGCGGAAGAAAGTGCTGCCGGTACCGAAACGGCCGCTACGCCGCAGTCGGCCCAGGCCAGCGCTGCCGCAGATCAACCTGCTTCTGAGAAGGCAAGCGGTCTGAGCCCCGAAGAACAGGCCGAGCTGGCCGCACTGGAAGCTGAAGAACAGGCTGCCCAGGCCGAAGCGGAAGCCCGCGAAGGCCTGCCGCACCGCGCACCCGTGGTCACCATCATGGGCCACGTGGACCACGGCAAGACCAGTCTGCTGGACTACATCCGCTCCAGTAAGGTGGCGGCCAAGGAAGCCGGCGGGATTACCCAGCACGTGGGGGCTTTTGAAGCCCAGACCAGCCGCGGCAAGATCGTGTTTATCGATACTCCCGGCCACGAAGCTTTCACCACCATCCGCGCCCGTGGGGCCAACGTCGCCGATATCGCCATTATCGTGATTGCGGCCGACGACTCGCTGATGCCCCAGACCCGCGAAGCTATTGCTCACGCGCAGGCGGCAAAGGTGCCGATGATCGTGGCGATCAACAAGGTGGACCTGCCGCAGGCCGACCCCGAGCGCGTCAAGGCCGACCTGACCTCTATCAACCTGGTGCCGGAGGATTACGGCGGTGACGTGATCACCGTGCCGGTCAGTGCCCGCACCGGTGAAGGCGTGGAAGACCTGCTGGAATACATTTCACTGACTGCCGAACTTGAAGACCTGCGGGCCGATCCCAAGGGAGAATTCAGCGGCGTGATCATTGAAAGCCGGGTGGACAAGCAGGCCGGCGTGCTGGCGACCGTGATGGTGCAGGGCGGCACCCTCAAGGTGGGTGATTTCCTGGTGGTGGGCGAAAGCTACGGCAAGGTGAAAGCCATGACCGACAGCGCCGGCAAGCGCATCAAGGAAGCCGGCCCCAGCACCCCGGTGCAGATTCTGGGCTTCAGCGACGCGCCCAGCAGCGGTGAACTGGTGGCCAGCGCCCCCGGCGAACACGAGGCCCGCGAGCTGGTGACCCAGCGCCAGGACCAGCGCCGTGAGGAAGAAGAAGCCCGCAAGAAGCCCAAGCTGAGCCTGGACGACATCCTCGGCCCGCTGAACGAGGTGCACACGGTCAACCTGATCCTGCGCGCCGACACCCAGGGCAGCCTGGAAGCCATTCAGGGCATTCTGGCGAAGAAGGAGACCGACGAGGTCAAGCTGAACGTGATGCTGGCCGGCATCGGTGCTCCCACCGAGGGTGACGTGCTGCTGGCCTCGACTGCCGACGCCACCATCCTGTGCTTCAGCGTGGTGCCCAGTGGCGCCGTGAAGAAGGCCGCCGAAACCAAGGAGATCGACCTCAAGAGCTACCGGATCATTTACGAGATGATCGACGAGGTGGACCGCCTGATCAAGGGCAACCAGGACCCGGTGTACGAGGAGCAGTACCTGGGCCGCGCCGAAGTCCGCATGATCATTCACCACCCCAAGAACGGCAACATCGCCGGTTCCTACGTGACCGACGGCCTGTTCAAGCGTGGCGCTCAGGCCCGCGTGACCCGTGGCAAGGACGTGGTGTACGAAGGCACCGTGGCCGGGCTCAAACGTTTCAAGGATGATGTGCGTGAAGTGCGTCAGGGCCTGGAGTGCGGAATCAACCTGGACTGGGATGACGTGCAGGAAGGCGACATCATCGAAGCCAGCGAAATGGTGGAAGTCGAGCAGTAA
- a CDS encoding DUF6766 family protein, giving the protein MREQVHGFWKRNGLSVTLFLMFAAAWLMHLFSSWKDAAQEAQAKGEGALSLLQFMQEPEFWFDSNQNWQSEFLAVASIVLLSIFLRQIGSAQSKGVTEPNSKTGA; this is encoded by the coding sequence ATGCGCGAGCAGGTACACGGTTTCTGGAAGCGCAACGGCCTGTCGGTAACCCTGTTCCTGATGTTCGCTGCCGCGTGGCTGATGCACCTGTTCAGCTCCTGGAAGGACGCCGCGCAGGAGGCGCAGGCCAAAGGTGAAGGCGCCCTCAGCCTGCTGCAGTTCATGCAGGAGCCGGAGTTTTGGTTCGACTCGAACCAGAACTGGCAGAGCGAATTTCTGGCCGTCGCCTCCATCGTGCTGCTGTCCATTTTCCTGCGGCAGATCGGCTCGGCGCAGTCCAAGGGCGTCACCGAGCCCAACAGCAAGACCGGCGCCTGA
- a CDS encoding acetyltransferase, whose amino-acid sequence MRSARGWLDNNPERHGQKIKGLPVLGDISWLANHPGVAVHVAIGSPAVRYRVVRQIEALGPREFATLIHPGAHIGRHVRIGAGSIVCAGASITTDVQTGRHNLINNQAAVAHDVMLGDFVTVAPNATLSGNVQVGDGVDFGTGAIAIQGLQIGEWSIVGAGAVLISDLPGNCTAVGVPVRPIKYREAGWHE is encoded by the coding sequence ATACGTAGTGCAAGGGGATGGCTGGACAATAATCCAGAACGGCATGGGCAGAAGATCAAGGGATTGCCGGTGCTGGGAGATATTTCCTGGCTAGCGAACCATCCTGGCGTGGCCGTCCATGTCGCCATCGGTTCGCCTGCTGTGCGGTACCGGGTGGTTCGGCAAATTGAAGCTCTGGGGCCACGCGAGTTTGCCACTCTGATCCACCCCGGAGCGCATATAGGCCGCCATGTTCGCATCGGCGCAGGCAGCATTGTTTGTGCCGGGGCCAGTATCACCACGGACGTGCAGACTGGCCGTCATAACCTGATCAATAACCAGGCAGCCGTAGCCCATGACGTTATGCTAGGAGACTTTGTTACCGTAGCCCCCAACGCCACTTTAAGCGGCAATGTGCAGGTGGGTGACGGCGTGGACTTCGGTACTGGAGCCATAGCCATCCAAGGCCTGCAGATTGGTGAGTGGTCCATTGTGGGAGCTGGCGCTGTGTTGATCAGCGACCTGCCGGGCAACTGCACAGCGGTAGGTGTGCCTGTGCGGCCCATCAAGTACCGAGAAGCCGGTTGGCACGAGTAA
- a CDS encoding transposase, with the protein MYKQVSGERAHILSQRILDIPETLYQRRSLEASLHLFHSPGQKTKFSQAEGVSPSALSRFFNVYDWDSDRCREEMQDFQWRILLDTARHKRRPRMRLSVDLTTVEKVGTQLPYVSVYNGRHGIHLVVLFAEYGELKFPISYRVYQGKHTSTPVTLALDLLEEVPDFVGKRFQVCVLADSGFESAVFLDGVQRLGFEFVVGVRSNRRTDHPGRVTVADCPHGGYVNLANWPLETLSLGRMDRGDREEFAVSSELLEGDDILAEGKRRWALESFFKEGKHQFGLAQFALRTARGLDRWILMVFLAFTLTTLHRSEALTLKEAARLALYALFPGVRLNHLLGQLRKEQEFLRQHGYSLSYARCNL; encoded by the coding sequence GTGTACAAACAGGTTTCAGGGGAGCGCGCCCATATTCTCTCACAGCGGATTCTGGACATTCCAGAGACGCTGTACCAACGGCGAAGCCTGGAGGCTTCGCTGCACCTTTTCCACAGTCCAGGTCAGAAGACCAAGTTCAGCCAGGCTGAGGGAGTCAGTCCCAGTGCACTGAGTCGCTTCTTCAACGTCTATGACTGGGATTCAGACCGCTGCCGGGAAGAGATGCAGGACTTCCAGTGGCGCATCCTGCTGGATACAGCTCGTCACAAACGTAGACCTCGAATGCGGCTCAGCGTGGATCTGACCACGGTGGAAAAGGTGGGAACTCAGCTGCCCTATGTCAGTGTCTACAACGGCAGGCACGGCATCCATCTGGTGGTCTTGTTCGCCGAATATGGGGAACTGAAGTTCCCCATTTCCTACCGGGTGTACCAGGGCAAGCACACCAGCACGCCCGTCACGCTGGCCCTCGACTTGCTGGAAGAGGTGCCAGACTTCGTGGGGAAACGCTTTCAGGTCTGCGTACTGGCAGACAGTGGATTCGAATCCGCTGTCTTTCTGGACGGTGTGCAGCGCCTGGGTTTTGAGTTCGTGGTGGGTGTGCGGAGCAACCGGCGCACGGACCATCCTGGGCGGGTGACGGTGGCGGATTGTCCGCATGGGGGGTACGTTAACCTCGCCAACTGGCCTCTGGAAACGCTGTCTCTGGGGAGGATGGACCGTGGGGACCGCGAAGAATTCGCGGTGTCGTCTGAGCTGTTAGAGGGGGATGACATCCTGGCCGAAGGAAAACGGCGCTGGGCACTGGAGTCGTTTTTCAAAGAAGGGAAGCATCAGTTTGGGTTGGCGCAGTTCGCGCTGCGAACTGCCAGGGGTCTGGACCGCTGGATTTTGATGGTCTTTCTAGCCTTCACCCTGACGACGCTGCACCGCTCAGAGGCCCTGACCTTGAAGGAAGCTGCACGCTTGGCTCTCTACGCCTTGTTCCCAGGAGTCAGGCTCAACCACCTGCTGGGCCAGCTTCGGAAAGAGCAAGAATTCCTGCGCCAGCACGGCTATTCGCTCAGCTATGCAAGGTGCAACTTATGA
- the ychF gene encoding redox-regulated ATPase YchF yields MPNLAVGIVGLPNVGKSTLFNAITRATALAANYPFATIEPNVGRVTVPDERLSALSQVFTKGDRVPPIIPTYVEFVDIAGLVKGASQGEGLGNQFLANIREVDAIAHVVRCFEDDNVIHVSGRVDPLDDIETINTELILADLGGLEKRLVGLQRKAKGNDKEAAALASLAEQIIAVLSEGKPARAGSYDMPVPKDFGLITTKPVIYVANVGEDELLEDNAHVQAVREYAEREGAQVVKISAQIEGELAEMPEEEAREFLQELGVQESGLDQLVKVGYDTLGLITFITSGEKEVRAWTIRRGEKAPEAAGEIHTDLENGFIRAEVIEWEKMVEAGGWAGAKAKGWVRTEGKEYVMQDGDIMNVLHSN; encoded by the coding sequence ATGCCTAACCTCGCCGTAGGTATCGTGGGGTTGCCCAACGTCGGAAAATCCACCCTGTTCAACGCCATCACCCGCGCCACCGCGCTGGCGGCCAACTATCCTTTCGCCACCATCGAGCCCAACGTGGGCCGCGTGACCGTGCCCGACGAGCGCCTCAGCGCGCTGAGCCAGGTCTTTACCAAGGGTGACCGGGTGCCGCCGATTATTCCCACCTATGTGGAGTTTGTGGACATTGCCGGGCTGGTCAAGGGCGCCAGCCAGGGCGAAGGCCTGGGCAACCAGTTCCTGGCCAATATCCGTGAGGTGGACGCCATCGCCCATGTGGTGCGCTGCTTTGAAGACGATAACGTGATTCACGTGTCGGGCCGGGTGGACCCCCTCGACGACATCGAAACCATCAACACCGAGCTGATCCTGGCCGATCTGGGTGGCCTGGAAAAGCGGTTGGTGGGCCTGCAGCGCAAGGCCAAGGGCAATGACAAGGAAGCGGCGGCCCTGGCCTCGCTGGCCGAGCAGATCATCGCGGTGCTGAGTGAGGGCAAGCCGGCCCGCGCCGGCAGCTACGACATGCCGGTGCCCAAGGATTTCGGGCTGATCACCACCAAGCCGGTCATTTATGTGGCGAACGTGGGCGAGGACGAACTACTGGAAGACAACGCCCATGTGCAGGCCGTGCGCGAGTACGCTGAGCGTGAGGGCGCCCAGGTCGTCAAAATCAGCGCCCAGATCGAGGGCGAGCTGGCCGAGATGCCTGAAGAGGAAGCCCGCGAGTTCCTGCAGGAGCTGGGGGTGCAGGAATCGGGCCTCGATCAGCTGGTCAAGGTGGGCTACGACACCCTGGGGCTGATCACCTTCATCACCTCCGGCGAGAAGGAAGTGCGCGCCTGGACCATTCGCCGTGGCGAAAAGGCCCCTGAAGCAGCCGGCGAGATCCACACCGACCTGGAAAACGGCTTTATCCGCGCCGAGGTCATCGAGTGGGAGAAGATGGTGGAGGCTGGTGGCTGGGCCGGCGCCAAGGCCAAAGGCTGGGTCCGCACCGAAGGCAAGGAGTACGTGATGCAGGACGGCGACATCATGAACGTGCTGCACAGCAACTGA
- a CDS encoding MBL fold metallo-hydrolase yields MALQRISDRVWWLGGAVSSVVVDDGAGNALIVDTGLDDAQARKLLRGLAAEGLTPSAVLNTHSHTDHHGGNAHILKKFPDLPVYAPPLEAAIIRYPVLEPLSLYGALPPDELNTKFLLAPASPAQPLEAGRHVLGGAEVELLDVSGHAAQMFAVRAGDVLYAADALFGPEALAKHPLTFCADSAAQKASARALGELAGIGTVLVGHGAPSSALAALAEQNVASYQQTTGWVLDAVSQGAAGVDELLARVAQRAGVQMAQMGPLLLNRAVVAAHLKEFLTQGAVTAQAVENRLLWSVS; encoded by the coding sequence ATGGCCTTGCAGCGGATTTCGGACCGGGTGTGGTGGCTGGGCGGCGCCGTGTCCAGCGTGGTGGTTGATGACGGCGCCGGCAACGCCCTGATTGTGGACACCGGGCTGGACGACGCCCAGGCGCGCAAGCTGCTGCGGGGGCTGGCCGCTGAGGGCCTGACCCCCAGCGCTGTCCTGAACACCCACAGCCACACCGACCACCACGGTGGTAACGCCCACATCCTGAAAAAGTTTCCGGACCTGCCAGTCTACGCGCCGCCGCTGGAAGCGGCTATCATCCGCTATCCGGTGCTGGAGCCGCTGTCGCTGTACGGCGCCTTGCCGCCCGATGAGCTGAACACCAAGTTTCTGCTGGCCCCGGCCTCGCCCGCGCAGCCACTGGAAGCGGGCCGGCATGTCTTGGGCGGGGCCGAGGTGGAGCTGCTGGACGTGTCCGGACACGCCGCGCAGATGTTCGCCGTGCGGGCTGGTGACGTGCTGTACGCTGCCGACGCCCTGTTCGGGCCGGAAGCCCTCGCCAAGCACCCCCTGACCTTCTGCGCCGATTCCGCCGCCCAGAAAGCGTCGGCCCGCGCGCTGGGCGAGCTTGCTGGCATTGGCACCGTGCTGGTGGGGCATGGCGCCCCGTCTTCCGCGCTGGCCGCGCTGGCCGAGCAGAACGTGGCCTCGTATCAGCAGACCACCGGATGGGTGCTGGACGCTGTGAGCCAGGGAGCGGCCGGCGTGGACGAGCTGTTGGCCCGGGTGGCCCAGCGGGCGGGCGTTCAGATGGCGCAAATGGGCCCGCTGCTGCTTAACCGCGCCGTGGTCGCGGCCCACCTTAAGGAGTTCTTGACCCAGGGGGCCGTCACCGCGCAGGCCGTGGAGAACCGGCTGCTGTGGAGCGTATCCTGA